A single window of Nicotiana sylvestris chromosome 3, ASM39365v2, whole genome shotgun sequence DNA harbors:
- the LOC138888328 gene encoding uncharacterized protein: protein MEEGGISLQVIFEMLQAQQVSIAQLQSQNRTPNTAELVNTRHTEPALERPDENGSGTDPTIMKMLEELTKWIDSGEKKIEDNDKKVETYNSRVDQIPGAPLVLKGLDAKNIIQKPFTPSAAPMPIPKKFCMPDMCKYNGTTDYNEYINSYTCGIKGNDLNGDEIKSVLLKKFGETISKGAIIWYHNLAPNSIDSFAMLADAFVKAHAEAIKVATRKLDVFKIKQRDDEMLREFIYLFQMERMELPPVSDDWAVQAFMQGLNKRSSIASQQLKQNLIEYPTTT from the coding sequence ATGGAAGAAGGAggaatcagcctccaagtgatattcgagatgctgcaagctcagcaagtctccatcgctcaacttcagagtcagaaCAGAACTCCAAACACCGCCGAACTAGTGAACACACGACATACTGAACCAGCGCTCGAAAGGCCCGATGAAAacggctcggggactgaccccacaatcatgaaaatgctcgaggaactgacTAAATGGATTGATtcaggagaaaagaagatagaagacaacgataagaaggtggaaacttataactcccGGGTAGACCAGATACCAGGAGCGCCTCTAGTTTTGAAAGGTCTAGAtgccaaaaacatcatacaaaaaCCTTTCACCCCAAGTGCGGCTCCAATGCCCATTCCCAAGAAGTTTTGCATGCCTGATATGTGTAAATATAATGGAACAACTGACTATAATGAATATATCAATTCATACACTTGtggaatcaaaggaaatgacttgaatggCGATGAAATCAAGTCAGTATTAttgaaaaagtttggggaaacaatatcaaaaggAGCTATTatctggtatcacaacttagctcctaactctattgattcatttgctatgttggcggacgccttcgtgaaagcacacgccgaggccataaaggtggccaccAGAAAATTGGacgttttcaaaataaaacaaagggatgacgagatgctaagggagttcaTATACCTGTTTCAGATGGaaagaatggaattaccaccagtctctgaTGACTGGGCAGTTCAGGCTTTTATGCAAGGTTTGAATAAAAGAAGCTCGATTGCATCTCAACAACTAAAGCAGAACTTAATCGAATATCCAACTACGACATAG